From the genome of Acaryochloris thomasi RCC1774, one region includes:
- a CDS encoding aminopeptidase P family protein, with protein sequence MNPSDPRVVLQQRREKLAQHFCGPAILWSGSESPRNFPANRFPFRASSHFLFFAGRSLANAAIHLEAGKLTLFMDDADANDALWHGPSPRRQEIAKQMGADQDYPLSKLASWTQDVATIPVQDSATRQIQEKQIGRTLGSAKQLQGHNRQLAKAIVAVRMIHDQSAISSIREAAAVTVKAHLAGMTATYNAQTEAEIRAAMEAVIMAHNLTCAYNSIVTVQGEVLHNQSYHRPIRAGDLLLADVGAEKEGWASDVTRTWPISGSFSSTQHDIYDIVLAAHDICIAKAAPGVEFRDLHLLAALTLAEGLVSLGILKGKAETLVERDAHALFFPHGVGHLLGLDVHDMEDLGDLAGYAPGRKRCDRFGLGFLRLDRPLQKSMIVTIEPGFYQVPSLLKNPERQSHYQDCINWDQLVKFKDVQGIRIEDDILITAKGAEVLTAALPSVPSQIESYMNRCI encoded by the coding sequence ATGAACCCATCAGACCCCCGTGTCGTACTGCAGCAGCGCCGAGAAAAACTGGCTCAGCATTTCTGTGGTCCGGCAATTCTGTGGTCCGGCAGCGAAAGCCCGCGCAACTTCCCAGCCAATCGATTTCCGTTTCGAGCCAGCAGCCATTTTCTGTTCTTTGCAGGCCGGTCTCTTGCCAATGCTGCCATTCACTTAGAGGCAGGTAAGCTAACCCTATTTATGGATGACGCCGATGCTAACGATGCTCTCTGGCACGGTCCCAGTCCCCGACGGCAAGAGATAGCCAAGCAGATGGGAGCAGATCAAGACTATCCCCTCAGTAAGTTGGCAAGCTGGACCCAAGATGTAGCAACGATTCCGGTTCAAGACTCTGCAACACGACAGATCCAAGAAAAGCAGATCGGGCGCACTCTAGGAAGCGCCAAACAACTACAGGGCCACAATCGCCAGCTAGCGAAGGCGATTGTGGCCGTGCGGATGATTCACGATCAAAGTGCGATCTCATCGATCCGAGAGGCAGCAGCGGTAACCGTTAAGGCGCATCTAGCGGGAATGACCGCTACCTATAACGCCCAAACAGAAGCAGAGATCCGAGCGGCGATGGAAGCTGTGATCATGGCCCACAACCTCACCTGTGCCTATAACAGCATTGTGACCGTGCAGGGCGAAGTTCTGCATAACCAGAGCTACCATCGCCCCATCCGAGCCGGAGACCTCCTGCTGGCCGACGTTGGCGCAGAGAAAGAGGGCTGGGCCTCAGATGTGACCCGCACATGGCCGATCTCCGGCTCTTTTTCCAGCACCCAACACGATATCTACGACATTGTGTTAGCAGCTCACGACATCTGTATTGCAAAAGCGGCCCCTGGCGTTGAATTTCGAGACTTGCACTTACTAGCTGCCTTAACGTTGGCTGAGGGTCTTGTGAGTCTCGGCATTCTCAAAGGTAAAGCTGAAACCCTCGTGGAACGGGATGCCCATGCCCTATTTTTTCCCCACGGCGTTGGTCATTTACTAGGGTTAGACGTTCACGACATGGAGGATCTAGGAGATTTAGCTGGGTATGCACCCGGAAGGAAGAGATGCGATCGCTTTGGCCTCGGCTTCCTGAGGCTCGATCGCCCACTGCAGAAGAGCATGATTGTGACCATCGAGCCTGGCTTCTATCAAGTGCCGAGTCTTCTGAAGAATCCAGAGCGACAATCTCATTACCAAGACTGCATCAACTGGGATCAGCTTGTTAAATTTAAAGATGTGCAGGGCATTCGCATCGAAGATGACATTTTAATTACAGCAAAAGGTGCTGAAGTCCTAACTGCTGCTCTACCCAGCGTACCCTCTCAGATAGAAAGCTATATGAATCGCTGTATCTGA